Genomic window (Plasmodium cynomolgi strain B DNA, scaffold: 0275, whole genome shotgun sequence):
AATTTATACgcaatggaataaaaatgtaagaaaTGCATGAGAAGGActtacttatatattttaactcCATGGTGAATTATACTCTTAGGAACAACAAGTAGATAAGTTACccacacaaaaaatatacgatAAATTCGAGAATGGGGACAACTGTGTACACCTTGGAAGGGGGAACGCCAAAGATGAAATAGTGAGAGGTGTGAACATTGCCCTGAATGTAAAACATATAACAGATGTAAAATTAGCCACAGACATTGTCAATGCCTGGTGCCACGCGTGTTCATTGGGGAAGGAGGACGTACCATCCCCGAATGATGCTTTCCACTTCCTATTTTATTGGATAGGTGACAGAATAAAGAGAAATTTGGGTGACCTTACATTTTACGAGGTCATGATAGCAGCTTACCATAATCTATCGAGTGGCCAATGTAATAAGAgaagtattatatataatgatattatCGAACCTTTCTTCACATGGGCTAAGGATCTATGGGATTATGAATATAACATTCGTACGTTGAAAGAGCGCGAAGACTGTAGTGAATATAAAtctaattttaaatttattgagAAATTAGAGAAAGCGAAGGAAGCATATAAGGAGTTATGTGATAGATGTGGTAAAAGTGATTATAGTGGTAATAGTTATTGTATAGAATTTAAAAGTAAACATATAGATAGGGGAAAGTGCATAGATGGGGAGCTAACGGAATTAAACTGTAAAACAATACAGAAACCGCTGGTCTCATCATCTGGGGCAGTAGTGACGAATGAAGTGCAACTTGATCAGGATCCTGGAAGTGCCGGTCTTACAGCGGGtagcaaaaatatgtgcatataacCCAAATATGTGCATAACCCAAGAGTACTATTACAGAAACACACGTGCACGGGGCAACTGCACCCTGTAGGTGCACCTAAGGAGTGAAGTATACATATTGCTCACTACGTCAGAACAAACCTTCCCTTTCTATTTTTCACTAGAAGGACCGGGTTCGAAGCCTGAGGTAACTGAGGAAGAACATGGGAAAGCTAAAGAATTACATGACATGCATACGTCAGAAACTGTACATGTAGTAAATGCACCCTCCCTCCCTGGTAGTACCATTagtgcttctgcttctgccgcTACACTAATAGGAATGTCAGTTGCATCCTTCCTTTTATACAAAGTATAATTACCACAAAAATGACCGCAACACAATACACACattaaaatgtgtatatatatgtatgtaacaTAATTTG
Coding sequences:
- a CDS encoding hypothetical protein (putative), translated to EQQVDKLPTQKIYDKFENGDNCVHLGRGNAKDEIVRGVNIALNVKHITDVKLATDIVNAWCHACSLGKEDVPSPNDAFHFLFYWIGDRIKRNLGDLTFYEVMIAAYHNLSSGQCNKRSIIYNDIIEPFFTWAKDLWDYEYNIRTLKEREDCSEYKSNFKFIEKLEKAKEAYKELCDRCGKSDYSGNSYCIEFKSKHIDRGKCIDGELTELNCKTIQKPLVSSSGAVVTNEVQLDQDPGSAGLTAGSKNMCI